Proteins co-encoded in one Arachis hypogaea cultivar Tifrunner chromosome 13, arahy.Tifrunner.gnm2.J5K5, whole genome shotgun sequence genomic window:
- the LOC112791800 gene encoding uncharacterized protein — MAAPANDVVAVERTLLKHVRDNVHGNIFLEPIFLKFVDTEQFQRLRDLKQLGLTHMVYPGAVHTRFEHSLGVYWLAGKAIDIIKKYQGPELGIEHCDVMAVKLAGLLHDVGHGPFSHMFEGKFLPRVFNGDKWSHEKMSAKMIDYIVDEHNIDIDPELLKKVKEMITSSCGSPTQNGKGNQFLYDIVANGRNGIDVDKFDYIVRDCRACGLGCNFQPERLMETMQVIDDEICYRAKDYLTIHKLFATRADLHRTVYTHAKVQAIELMVIDALVKANPYLDIASSIHQPSEFWKLDDSILKAIEISPREELKESQDLIRRIRRRDIYQFCNEFSVPRERLDHFRNITPQDIVCSQTNGINLKEDDVAVSNVKIDLTYGTENPLERIKFFKDYESKEKFPIPDYRISHLLPAFNEDIIVRVYSKKPELVGAVSAAFENYQYKIFGRKAQVHETPEKKKRGRCHN; from the exons ATGGCTGCTCCTGCAAACGACGTCGTCGCTGTTGAAAGGACATTGCTCAAGCACGTTCGCGACAACGTCCATGGCAATATTTTCCTTGAGCCG ATTTTCTTGAAATTTGTTGACACCGAACAATTTCAGAG ACTTCGTGATTTGAAGCAACTAG GTCTAACTCATATGGTTTATCCTGGAGCTGTACACACTCGTTTTGAGCATTCACTTGGTGTTTATTGGCTTGCCGGCAAAGCTattgacataataaaaaaataccaa GGCCCAGAGCTTGGTATTGAACATTGCGATGTGATGGCAGTAAAGCTTGCTG GATTACTGCATGATGTTGGCCATGGTCCCTTCAGCCACATGTTTGAGGGCAAGTTCCTTCCCCGGGTCTTTAATGGTGACAAATG GTCCCATGAGAAAATGTCAGCGAAGATGATAGATTACATTGTTGATGAACACAATATTGATATTGATCCTGAACTCCTCAAGAAAGTGAAG GAAATGATCACTTCAAGCTGTGGCAGTCCTACACAAAAT GGAAAGGGAAACCAGTTCTTGTATGATATTGTGGCAAATGGTCGCAATGGAATTGATGTTGATAA GTTTGACTACATTGTTCGTGATTGTCGTGCTTGTGGCCTAGGTTGCAACTTTCAGCCTGAAAG ATTGATGGAGACAATGCAAGTCATTGACGATGAAATATGTTATCGTGCCAAAGATT ATCTGACAATTCACAAGTTATTTGCAACGCGGGCTGATTTGCATCGAACTGTCTATACACATGCAAAAGTACAA GCAATAGAATTGATGGTCATAGATGCGCTGGTGAAAGCAAACCCATATCTCGATATTGCCTCCTCAATTCATCAACCATCTGAATTTTGGAAG TTAGATGACTCGATTCTTAAAGCAATTGAGATTTCTCCTCGAGAAGAGCTCAAGGAATCCCAAGATTTGATCCGACGCATTCGCAGAAGAGATATATACCAG TTCTGCAATGAGTTTTCGGTACCAAGGGAGAGACTTGACCACTTCAGAAACATCACACCCCAGGATATTGTTTGTTCCCAG ACAAATGGCAtaaatttgaaagaagatgaTGTTGCTGTGAGCAATGTTAAAATTGATTTGACATACGGAACCGAAAACCCTCTCGAAAG AATTAAATTCTTCAAG GATTACGAGAGCAAAGAAAAGTTCCCAATCCCAGACTATCGCATCAGTCATTTGTTGCCAGCTTTCAACGAAGACATCATAGTGAGGGTATACAGTAAGAAGCCTGAACTG GTTGGTGCTGTTTCTGCTGCCTTTGAAAATTATCAGTACAAGATATTTGGAAGAAAAGCGCAAGTACACGAAACTCCTGAGAAGAAGAAACGCGGAAGATGCCATAATTAG